A stretch of [Clostridium] innocuum DNA encodes these proteins:
- a CDS encoding DUF4968 domain-containing protein, whose product MKRKTVNKAIVLSTAAAMAAGSTTIGVLADSVTATSVKKDTIKDQTAVNILKPKSGYTYLSSVASAAKQDNIVTVAYENGEKAQITFLENNLFRFDMEPDGKSDSFKDYATPNNSEETGRIIQQKDDSSEYNKPSPTVEETDGYITISTDSVRLEIDKATSMMKLLNAKTKEVIWEESAPIQYKSGSTIQTLKKQGNENFYGGGTQNGRFVHTGQAINIVNENGWTDGKVSSPNPFYWSTNGYGVVRNTFKPGKYDFGNTTEGKVTTTHNENRFDAYFFVGDKPTDILNSYFKLTGDPALMPMKSFYLGHLNCYNRDEWKAASGNSGSLLEDGKRYQEKNNAGVAEPGWTLETLNGKSDKNDSAYKFSARAVIDGHVSNDMPFGWFIPNDGYGCGYGQSDTSLDDNIANLKNFTQYAAQYGIGTGLWTQSDLTPNPKEPIHLQRDFEKEVKEGGIRTLKTDVAWVGQGYSFGLNGISHAYDIVAETKDRPTIVTLDGWAGTQRYGGIWTGDQTGGNWEYIRFHIPTYIGQSLSGNPNVSSDVDGIFGGSSLIQTRDIQWKSFTTMMLDMDGWGSFPKKPYIFGEDTTSINRMYLKLRAELMPYIYSTAYTSANLGEGSEKGKPQVRAMFLEYPDDPNTYGTNVQYQFMMGQNLLVAPIYQDTAMKDNGDDIRNGIYLPDEDQVWIDYFTGKQYRGNQTLNNFDAPIWKLPLFVKNGAILPMFTENNNAEPISDTNTKGLDKSKRIVEFYPDATKKSTNYTLYEDDGKSIDNTNKDQPTYGDVVTTHFTSKVDNGTATLTAEKSTGSYGGYNANRETTFVVNVSKEPSDITAKVGDQTLNKADFTVVTSQEEFDKAKGNTYFYNAKPNLNKYATADSDFASKEITTTPKLYVKFAKMNVNNKAVQLQVKDFVNDGKLNKYELNKNLGVPQNLTVDEDNVTPTSIPLTWSAVSGATGYEVETDGVIQGGITSTSYTHEDLEYHSKHTYRIRAINEDGFSAWSAPLEAQSALDPYRNVPKDIELKWPYGDQWGAVKNALDFDYGNMFHSTDNAINKDFIMDMKKVYDMDRFEYTPRQDNKGNGAVQQMDIYASIDGTDYSLVHEGVQDEWTYSNDMSVRDTKTVDLKGVRARYLKLVPRKSKGGFFSAAEMQPYKIDGTEGILPGDTNKDGVVDDNDLTQIDNYVGLEKGDAAWGQVKDMDWNNNGYIDALDVAYTTTQLNGGIAKPAGIPEGNIQFVADKADVKKGEKLSIKAYGINMKNVYALGFQLPFNSSDLNYITTKPSLATINMKQFAFSRKKVEKEADSVNDFNLNVVFSDIGNQTMISGTQDLCTFEFIAMKDMNITDAFYSEAKVTYVSSGLKEINPLKTPQDPSLPNTERILTENEVPSVTFSNDVNNNVPATNLWQQDDWKKILFDGNLSNNAEFKYYYGSASDLTPDVKLPTDMKFTFDKARGITSFKVYNRESGNGRMTSIKAVAHTEAGQKVDLGTISEAKNIYEFNIPKDAGKITSITITPLTSNGQAIANNDPNTVPEGGKENRMLTLHEIQFIEDSTQNVKDIVLDKNNPTQINVNRIVDFKASVTPGNASNPFYEVTSSDPSVISIIKTITPDGYAFALKGNKAGKADITVSSQGVNDAGKKVMKRVSITVVDGVYLDDLQKMLQDAKDTIAEEQLYTKESLTKLQDAIANAEKAMADKRSQSAVDNAVIDLHNAMVKLEYKGSDELQPDSQALIPHTTIKPTATSSAGESPVTNLIDGQQNTFWHSDYSGANRLPQAVTLDLGGNYAIEQLDYLPRQDGSKNGDITEYRIEISEDGQNYKPVVQGSFAHNDTELLQKDSFNKVKFQRTMGRYVKFIALSALGDIPNAYASAAEIQVYGIEVSDLKPATGIQLDVTELKDMETGMSQQIHAALTPADSTDLLTWTSSNEKVAIVDGSGLVTAVGSGTATVTVQANENVKAEISVSVRAEDKDLLTSLIQEAKTQAEGYDNADIEKYLQDAITEAETHLNGDKDEIKAAYQALAAAMSEADLINQDVTAIKAFAAVDLSKYEAGAAAETYKSLVQDSLALAKDPVQNKDALAAAKKQLDEVYGNLVALHLDRLQEAVVYAEKLNMDNYVDNAERKVFIDALHEAKTLQPKTNQQIMETIDRLSNAMKALTRRASKEQIATIKKQFDVLSKLDKSQYSKADQKKIADVLAAAKTAMENKNLSEADAEKVIEQLNSLLTLKPIAPQKPDDGTEKPDGQTKPDQPAVPGGTPQKPVGQDKEPVIANPSTPVDTSDSTNNAGWLAIIGLGGAAAWFTNKKRTKLKK is encoded by the coding sequence TTGAAAAGAAAAACAGTGAATAAGGCAATCGTATTGAGTACCGCAGCTGCTATGGCAGCAGGAAGCACAACTATTGGAGTTTTGGCTGATTCCGTCACCGCTACATCCGTAAAAAAGGATACAATAAAAGATCAGACCGCTGTAAATATTCTAAAGCCGAAGTCAGGCTATACATACCTGAGTTCCGTTGCAAGCGCCGCAAAGCAGGATAACATTGTAACGGTTGCGTATGAAAACGGTGAAAAAGCTCAAATTACATTTCTTGAAAACAATCTTTTCCGTTTTGATATGGAGCCGGATGGCAAGAGTGATAGTTTCAAAGACTACGCCACGCCAAATAACTCTGAAGAGACAGGTAGGATCATACAGCAGAAAGATGATTCTTCAGAATACAACAAACCATCACCTACAGTAGAGGAAACAGATGGATACATAACGATTTCAACAGACAGCGTACGCCTAGAGATTGATAAGGCCACGTCTATGATGAAACTTCTAAATGCAAAAACAAAGGAGGTCATTTGGGAAGAAAGTGCACCAATACAATACAAATCCGGAAGTACGATTCAAACACTGAAAAAACAAGGCAATGAGAATTTCTACGGAGGCGGTACACAGAACGGTAGATTTGTACATACCGGACAAGCAATCAATATCGTCAATGAAAACGGATGGACAGATGGAAAAGTTTCCAGCCCGAACCCTTTTTATTGGTCAACAAACGGATATGGGGTCGTACGGAATACGTTCAAACCCGGTAAATATGATTTTGGCAATACAACAGAAGGAAAGGTTACTACAACGCATAATGAGAACCGCTTTGATGCCTATTTCTTTGTGGGTGATAAACCTACGGATATTCTGAACAGCTATTTCAAACTTACAGGAGACCCGGCACTGATGCCGATGAAATCCTTCTATCTTGGTCATTTGAACTGTTATAACCGTGATGAATGGAAGGCAGCATCTGGAAATAGTGGTTCTCTTCTTGAGGATGGAAAGCGTTATCAGGAAAAAAACAATGCCGGTGTTGCCGAACCCGGTTGGACGCTCGAAACGCTAAATGGTAAGAGCGATAAAAATGATTCAGCATATAAGTTTTCTGCGCGTGCAGTTATTGACGGACATGTTTCTAATGATATGCCATTTGGCTGGTTTATCCCTAACGATGGGTATGGCTGTGGTTATGGTCAAAGTGATACATCACTGGATGATAATATCGCAAATCTGAAAAATTTCACGCAATATGCCGCGCAATACGGTATTGGTACCGGATTATGGACGCAATCAGACCTGACACCGAATCCGAAAGAACCAATTCATTTGCAAAGAGATTTTGAAAAAGAAGTCAAAGAGGGCGGTATCCGGACCTTGAAGACTGATGTGGCCTGGGTAGGTCAGGGATATTCATTCGGATTGAACGGAATTAGCCATGCATACGATATCGTAGCTGAAACAAAAGATCGTCCTACGATTGTAACACTTGATGGCTGGGCAGGCACACAGCGGTATGGCGGTATCTGGACAGGCGATCAAACTGGTGGCAACTGGGAATATATACGTTTCCATATTCCTACATATATCGGACAAAGTTTAAGCGGTAATCCAAACGTATCCAGTGATGTTGATGGAATCTTTGGAGGAAGTTCACTAATTCAAACAAGAGATATCCAGTGGAAATCGTTTACTACGATGATGTTGGATATGGATGGCTGGGGAAGTTTCCCTAAAAAACCTTATATTTTTGGTGAGGATACGACCTCCATCAATCGTATGTATCTCAAGCTGCGTGCAGAACTGATGCCTTATATTTATTCTACGGCTTATACATCTGCAAATCTCGGTGAGGGCAGTGAAAAAGGAAAACCGCAGGTACGTGCGATGTTTCTAGAATATCCAGATGATCCTAACACTTATGGCACCAATGTGCAGTATCAGTTCATGATGGGGCAAAATCTGCTTGTTGCTCCAATATATCAAGATACTGCGATGAAAGATAATGGTGATGATATCCGTAATGGCATTTATTTGCCGGATGAAGATCAGGTATGGATCGATTATTTTACAGGAAAACAATATCGTGGAAATCAGACTCTTAATAATTTCGACGCACCGATCTGGAAACTTCCATTATTTGTGAAAAACGGAGCAATATTACCTATGTTTACAGAAAATAATAATGCTGAACCGATTTCTGATACAAATACAAAAGGATTGGATAAGTCAAAGCGAATCGTAGAATTTTATCCTGATGCAACAAAAAAAAGCACGAACTATACATTATATGAAGATGATGGTAAATCTATCGATAATACGAACAAGGATCAACCTACGTATGGCGATGTGGTAACAACACACTTTACAAGCAAAGTTGATAATGGTACAGCAACACTGACAGCTGAAAAGAGTACAGGAAGCTATGGCGGCTACAATGCGAATCGGGAAACCACCTTTGTTGTTAATGTGTCCAAAGAGCCTAGTGATATCACTGCTAAAGTTGGAGATCAGACACTGAATAAAGCAGACTTCACTGTGGTTACTTCACAAGAGGAGTTTGATAAAGCTAAAGGAAATACATATTTCTATAATGCAAAACCGAATCTAAATAAGTATGCTACCGCTGACAGTGATTTTGCCTCAAAAGAAATAACTACAACACCGAAACTGTATGTTAAATTTGCGAAAATGAATGTTAATAACAAAGCAGTACAGCTGCAGGTGAAGGATTTCGTCAATGATGGAAAACTGAATAAATATGAGTTGAATAAAAATCTTGGTGTACCGCAGAATCTCACTGTGGATGAAGACAATGTGACACCTACCTCGATTCCTCTAACTTGGAGTGCTGTAAGTGGCGCAACCGGTTATGAAGTGGAAACAGATGGTGTGATACAGGGGGGTATCACCTCTACAAGCTATACCCATGAAGATCTGGAATACCATTCCAAGCATACATATCGTATCCGTGCAATCAATGAAGACGGATTCTCTGCATGGAGTGCTCCGTTAGAAGCTCAAAGCGCATTAGATCCATACCGCAATGTACCAAAGGATATCGAATTGAAATGGCCGTATGGCGATCAATGGGGTGCAGTAAAGAATGCTCTGGATTTTGATTATGGTAACATGTTCCATTCCACAGACAATGCAATTAATAAAGACTTCATAATGGATATGAAGAAAGTATATGATATGGATCGATTCGAATATACCCCACGTCAGGACAATAAGGGAAACGGAGCTGTTCAACAGATGGATATTTACGCAAGTATAGACGGTACGGATTACTCACTGGTTCATGAAGGGGTGCAAGATGAATGGACATACTCAAATGATATGAGCGTTCGTGATACGAAGACTGTGGATTTGAAAGGTGTACGCGCAAGATATCTGAAGCTTGTCCCACGTAAATCAAAAGGTGGATTCTTCTCAGCTGCTGAAATGCAGCCATATAAAATAGATGGAACAGAAGGCATTCTCCCAGGAGATACAAATAAAGACGGTGTTGTCGATGATAATGACCTGACGCAGATCGATAACTATGTTGGTTTGGAAAAAGGCGATGCAGCATGGGGTCAGGTAAAGGATATGGACTGGAATAATAACGGCTATATCGATGCGCTAGACGTAGCATATACAACAACACAGTTGAATGGCGGAATCGCTAAGCCAGCAGGTATCCCTGAAGGGAACATTCAGTTCGTTGCGGATAAAGCCGATGTGAAAAAAGGAGAAAAGCTCAGTATCAAGGCATATGGCATAAATATGAAAAATGTATACGCCTTAGGATTTCAATTACCATTCAATAGCAGTGATCTGAATTATATTACTACGAAGCCGTCTCTTGCTACGATCAATATGAAACAGTTCGCATTCTCACGCAAAAAAGTGGAGAAGGAAGCAGATTCTGTAAATGATTTTAATTTGAATGTCGTATTTTCTGATATCGGTAACCAGACTATGATCAGTGGAACACAGGATCTGTGTACCTTTGAATTCATTGCTATGAAAGATATGAATATCACAGATGCATTCTATTCAGAGGCAAAGGTTACGTATGTCAGCAGTGGTTTGAAGGAAATAAATCCGCTGAAAACACCACAAGATCCCTCCCTTCCGAATACAGAACGTATTTTGACAGAAAATGAAGTGCCATCAGTAACATTTAGCAATGATGTGAACAACAATGTGCCGGCAACAAACCTGTGGCAGCAAGATGATTGGAAAAAGATATTATTTGATGGTAATTTGAGCAACAATGCCGAATTCAAATATTATTATGGAAGTGCCAGTGATTTAACACCTGATGTGAAACTTCCTACAGATATGAAGTTCACCTTCGACAAAGCAAGAGGCATTACATCATTTAAGGTTTATAACAGGGAGAGTGGTAATGGAAGGATGACATCCATAAAAGCGGTCGCACACACGGAAGCCGGACAGAAAGTCGACTTGGGTACTATATCCGAGGCGAAAAATATTTATGAATTTAATATTCCCAAGGATGCTGGTAAGATCACTTCTATCACGATTACACCACTGACAAGTAATGGGCAGGCCATCGCAAACAATGATCCGAACACAGTTCCTGAAGGTGGTAAAGAAAACCGTATGCTGACACTGCATGAAATACAATTTATCGAAGACTCCACACAGAATGTGAAAGATATCGTATTGGATAAAAATAATCCAACACAGATAAATGTAAACCGCATTGTCGATTTTAAAGCAAGTGTAACACCAGGTAATGCTTCAAATCCTTTCTATGAGGTAACGAGCAGTGATCCAAGTGTTATATCAATAATCAAAACGATAACACCGGATGGTTATGCATTTGCACTTAAAGGTAATAAAGCAGGCAAGGCGGATATAACTGTCAGTAGCCAAGGTGTGAACGATGCAGGAAAAAAAGTGATGAAGAGAGTAAGTATCACCGTCGTAGATGGTGTTTATCTTGATGACCTGCAGAAGATGCTACAGGATGCCAAAGATACGATAGCAGAAGAACAGCTATACACAAAGGAAAGTTTGACAAAACTACAGGATGCAATAGCGAATGCAGAAAAAGCAATGGCAGATAAGAGATCACAAAGCGCTGTGGATAATGCCGTCATAGACCTACACAACGCGATGGTCAAACTCGAATACAAAGGATCTGATGAATTGCAGCCGGACAGTCAAGCATTGATTCCACATACTACTATAAAGCCAACTGCCACTTCTTCTGCAGGAGAAAGTCCTGTAACCAATTTGATTGATGGTCAACAGAATACCTTCTGGCATTCTGATTACTCCGGTGCAAATAGACTTCCACAAGCTGTCACACTAGATTTGGGTGGAAATTATGCAATCGAGCAACTGGATTACCTTCCAAGACAGGATGGCAGTAAGAATGGGGATATCACTGAGTATCGTATCGAAATAAGTGAAGATGGTCAAAACTACAAGCCGGTTGTTCAGGGGAGCTTCGCACATAATGATACAGAATTACTGCAAAAAGACAGTTTTAATAAAGTGAAATTCCAAAGAACTATGGGACGCTACGTGAAGTTTATTGCTTTGTCAGCTCTTGGTGATATTCCAAATGCATATGCATCCGCAGCTGAAATTCAGGTTTATGGAATTGAAGTAAGTGATTTGAAGCCCGCTACCGGCATACAACTTGATGTCACGGAACTGAAAGATATGGAAACGGGAATGAGTCAGCAGATACATGCAGCCCTGACACCTGCTGATAGTACAGATTTACTGACATGGACGAGCAGTAATGAAAAAGTTGCGATAGTGGATGGCAGTGGACTTGTAACAGCTGTTGGTAGTGGTACAGCTACCGTCACCGTACAGGCAAATGAAAATGTTAAGGCAGAAATCTCTGTCAGTGTGAGAGCAGAGGATAAGGATTTACTGACATCTTTGATTCAGGAGGCGAAAACACAAGCTGAGGGTTATGATAATGCAGATATTGAGAAGTATTTGCAGGATGCAATTACAGAGGCAGAAACTCATCTGAATGGTGATAAAGATGAAATAAAGGCTGCATATCAGGCACTGGCAGCAGCCATGTCAGAAGCAGATCTGATCAATCAGGATGTTACTGCTATAAAAGCATTTGCAGCTGTAGATCTTAGCAAATATGAGGCAGGAGCTGCAGCAGAGACATATAAGAGCCTGGTACAAGATTCTTTAGCTCTTGCTAAGGACCCTGTCCAAAACAAAGATGCGCTGGCTGCAGCGAAGAAGCAACTGGACGAAGTATACGGCAATCTGGTTGCCTTACATCTTGATAGATTGCAGGAAGCGGTCGTTTACGCAGAAAAGTTGAATATGGACAATTACGTAGATAATGCTGAACGCAAGGTTTTTATAGACGCATTGCACGAAGCGAAGACATTGCAGCCGAAAACCAATCAACAGATCATGGAAACGATCGATCGTTTGAGTAATGCGATGAAGGCATTGACTAGAAGGGCTTCCAAAGAGCAGATTGCAACAATCAAAAAGCAATTTGACGTATTATCGAAGCTAGATAAATCGCAATATAGTAAAGCAGATCAAAAGAAGATAGCAGATGTCTTAGCTGCTGCGAAAACAGCAATGGAGAATAAAAATCTGAGTGAAGCGGATGCTGAAAAGGTGATCGAACAGTTGAATTCATTATTGACACTAAAACCAATAGCACCACAAAAACCAGATGATGGAACAGAGAAACCAGACGGTCAAACGAAACCGGATCAACCGGCAGTTCCGGGTGGGACACCACAAAAACCTGTAGGACAAGATAAAGAACCGGTTATTGCAAATCCAAGCACACCGGTAGATACCTCTGATTCGACCAACAATGCAGGATGGCTTGCTATTATCGGATTAGGTGGCGCTGCGGCATGGTTCACAAATAAAAAACGCACAAAGTTAAAAAAATAA